Proteins from a genomic interval of Kitasatospora herbaricolor:
- a CDS encoding GNAT family N-acetyltransferase yields the protein MEHLTNGRSLPPTTSRAQRRGAGIHRWRRDTVELAAIFLSVTAADLVAKIVVHGPDGPLVLAASASALLATALFHTWWAHRHLHGPPSPDTPAPPGAEADGATGPMEDFEQTTLWRVRTTVEDSPGSLARVCTAFAEQRVNIISMQSHPLPAGTVDEFFVRAPLSLTRAELTRTVASAGGHDIWTDPADAHDLVDVPTHVLALATRTALDAAELPVALRQLFGQCTIRQFPGAGKRATAGVEGHVMRLPAPSGDLIELTRPHLPFTPTEFARAQALVELDTLLGPRVPRVKAHLTLPAGADLTVRRADAGDHEAALAMHGRCSTDTLRKRYHGPVRDAERYLDHLLDARHGQTLAVEAADGRIVALGHLMWDDDSAEVAVLVEDGWQRRGLGLDLLRRMSALALEAGVDTVYAITQASNTGLISTMRKLAAPLDYQVEEGTLVITAHLAEATAELPVPWPGRPGR from the coding sequence ATGGAACACCTGACGAACGGCCGCTCCCTCCCCCCGACGACCTCCCGCGCGCAGCGTCGCGGCGCCGGAATCCATCGCTGGCGCCGCGACACCGTCGAGCTCGCGGCGATCTTCCTCTCGGTCACCGCCGCCGACCTGGTGGCCAAGATCGTCGTGCACGGCCCGGACGGACCGCTGGTGCTCGCCGCCTCGGCGAGCGCCCTGCTCGCCACGGCGCTGTTCCACACCTGGTGGGCGCACCGCCACCTGCACGGACCGCCGTCGCCGGACACCCCCGCGCCGCCCGGCGCCGAGGCGGACGGCGCGACCGGGCCGATGGAAGACTTCGAGCAGACCACGCTCTGGCGGGTGCGCACCACGGTCGAGGACTCCCCCGGCAGCCTGGCCCGGGTGTGCACGGCCTTCGCCGAGCAGCGGGTCAACATCATCTCCATGCAGTCCCACCCGCTGCCCGCCGGGACGGTGGACGAGTTCTTCGTCCGCGCCCCGCTCTCCCTCACCCGCGCCGAGCTGACCCGGACCGTCGCCTCGGCCGGCGGGCACGACATCTGGACCGACCCGGCCGACGCGCACGACCTGGTCGACGTCCCCACCCACGTACTGGCCCTGGCGACCCGCACCGCGCTGGACGCCGCCGAGCTGCCGGTGGCCCTGCGGCAGCTGTTCGGGCAGTGCACCATCCGGCAGTTCCCCGGCGCCGGCAAGCGCGCCACCGCCGGGGTGGAGGGGCACGTGATGCGCCTGCCCGCGCCCTCGGGGGACCTGATCGAGCTGACCCGACCGCACCTGCCGTTCACCCCGACCGAGTTCGCCCGGGCCCAGGCCCTGGTGGAGCTGGACACCCTGCTCGGGCCGCGGGTGCCGCGGGTCAAGGCCCACCTCACCCTGCCCGCCGGGGCCGACCTGACCGTGCGCCGGGCCGACGCCGGCGACCACGAGGCGGCCCTGGCCATGCACGGGCGCTGCTCGACGGACACCCTGCGCAAGCGCTACCACGGCCCGGTACGGGACGCCGAGCGCTATCTGGACCACCTGCTGGACGCCCGGCACGGCCAGACCCTCGCGGTGGAGGCCGCCGACGGCCGGATCGTCGCACTCGGGCACCTGATGTGGGACGACGACAGTGCCGAGGTCGCCGTCCTGGTGGAGGACGGCTGGCAGCGCCGCGGGCTCGGGCTCGACCTGCTTCGGCGGATGTCCGCGCTTGCCCTGGAGGCCGGCGTCGACACCGTCTACGCGATCACCCAGGCCTCCAACACCGGGCTGATCTCCACCATGCGCAAGCTGGCGGCGCCGCTCGACTACCAGGTCGAGGAGGGCACCCTGGTGATCACCGCCCACCTGGCCGAGGCCACCGCCGAACTGCCCGTCCCCTGGCCGGGGCGACCGGGCCGCTGA
- a CDS encoding pyridoxal phosphate-dependent decarboxylase family protein: protein MSPASPAVPPSSPTPVDDFRAAAHTAADLVADYLGGLPGRPVWQPMDPADRTSLLEAPLPEDGVPLAELLDFVGTRVMPAPMGNGNPRFFGWVNSAPAPAGVLATLAASAMNPSSAGGDHADVHLERAVVRWIAELVGFPHPAGGGLLTSGTSMATIVCLAAARGRAARRAGWDVREDGLAGMPPLVAYATGETHSCVRKAAELLGLGSKHLRTVPSGPEGQLDTDALRAAVARDRADGLLPFLVVASAGTVGTGAVDAFDPIADLCAEQELWLHVDGAYGAFGVLDPAVAHRYAGLERADSLALDPHKWLGVPVDCGCALVRDTDELRGTFSLVPSYLRDEAAGSLGWFSEYGMEQTRPFRSLKVWATIAHRGRQGISDDIARCTALARRLGELVEADPELELLAPVQTSIVAFRHRAAGLDEAAVNAVNRELPVAVQLRGRVFVTGALLEGREMLRACLLNAATTEADLELLLAEVRSAAAGLTERPAGR, encoded by the coding sequence ATGAGCCCCGCCTCCCCCGCCGTGCCGCCCTCGTCCCCCACCCCTGTGGACGACTTCCGCGCCGCCGCCCACACCGCCGCCGACCTGGTCGCCGACTACCTCGGCGGGCTGCCCGGCCGCCCGGTCTGGCAGCCGATGGACCCCGCCGACCGGACGTCGCTGCTGGAGGCCCCGCTGCCCGAGGACGGCGTCCCCCTCGCCGAGCTGCTCGACTTCGTCGGCACCCGGGTGATGCCCGCGCCGATGGGCAACGGCAACCCGCGCTTCTTCGGCTGGGTGAACTCCGCACCCGCCCCCGCCGGCGTGCTCGCCACCCTGGCCGCCTCCGCGATGAACCCCAGCTCGGCCGGCGGCGACCACGCCGACGTCCACCTGGAGCGGGCCGTGGTGCGCTGGATCGCCGAGCTGGTCGGGTTCCCGCACCCGGCCGGGGGCGGCCTGCTGACCTCCGGCACCTCGATGGCGACCATCGTCTGCCTCGCCGCCGCCCGGGGCCGCGCCGCCCGCCGGGCCGGCTGGGACGTCCGCGAGGACGGCCTGGCCGGCATGCCCCCGCTGGTCGCCTACGCCACCGGGGAGACGCACTCCTGCGTCCGCAAGGCCGCCGAGCTGCTGGGCCTGGGCAGCAAGCACCTGCGGACCGTCCCCAGCGGCCCCGAGGGGCAGCTCGACACCGACGCGCTGCGCGCCGCGGTGGCCCGCGACCGCGCCGACGGCCTGCTGCCCTTCCTGGTGGTCGCCTCCGCGGGCACGGTCGGCACCGGCGCGGTGGACGCCTTCGACCCGATCGCCGACCTCTGCGCCGAGCAGGAGCTCTGGCTGCACGTGGACGGCGCGTACGGCGCCTTCGGCGTGCTCGACCCCGCGGTCGCCCACCGCTACGCCGGCCTGGAGCGCGCCGACTCGCTGGCGCTGGACCCGCACAAGTGGCTGGGCGTCCCGGTGGACTGCGGCTGCGCCCTGGTGCGCGACACCGACGAGCTGCGCGGCACCTTCAGCCTGGTCCCCTCCTACCTGCGGGACGAGGCGGCGGGCTCGCTCGGCTGGTTCTCCGAGTACGGCATGGAGCAGACCCGGCCGTTCCGCTCGCTGAAGGTCTGGGCGACCATCGCGCACCGCGGCCGGCAGGGCATCTCCGACGACATCGCCCGCTGCACCGCACTGGCCCGCCGGCTCGGCGAGCTGGTCGAGGCCGACCCCGAGCTGGAGCTGCTCGCACCGGTGCAGACCTCGATCGTGGCCTTCCGGCACCGCGCGGCGGGCCTGGACGAGGCCGCCGTGAACGCCGTCAACCGGGAGCTGCCGGTGGCGGTGCAGCTTCGCGGGCGGGTCTTCGTCACCGGAGCGCTGCTGGAGGGCCGCGAGATGCTGCGGGCCTGCCTGCTGAACGCGGCCACCACCGAGGCCGACCTCGAACTGCTGCTCGCCGAAGTCCGGTCCGCCGCGGCCGGGCTGACGGAGCGTCCGGCGGGGCGCTGA